In Stegostoma tigrinum isolate sSteTig4 unplaced genomic scaffold, sSteTig4.hap1 scaffold_100, whole genome shotgun sequence, the sequence gattaacacagcaggccaagcagcatctcaggctcctgagatgctgcttggcctgctgtgttcatccagcctcacattttattatcttggaattctccagcatctgcagttcccattatctctcatcatccagctctacacctgttatctcagattcttttgtgtccaattcctgacaaaagatctggaccaaaaacgtcagctttcctactcctctgatgctgctcagcctgctgtgctcattcagctcgacaccttgttatcatagagacagcacatgttaggtgtctttgctacatcaagTTTTCTGAGTGTCATAACCTATATGACAATGTGTATCAGCTCTGaacttatttgtatgttgaagccattcatgtaatttgcatgtgaataaatttacatttggactctggtgaaatacaaagaaacctagacttgtttgaaaattaaatcgacttaattaattcagtcatataattggcataaaaatataagaaattaatcctactcaaaatcttggagatgtgtttgtttggcatgagggtattgaaggtggagatgtggtaaataagtaggagcttgatgtagatgcccttgttatctggacgttccagagatgtgtgtaaagccaaagaGAGGACATCGacgatggatctgctgcatcagtaggtgaattgcagtggatcaaggtaatgtgggagggtggagttgatgtgacccatgaccaacctctcaaagcacttcatagtgatgaaaatggatgtaagagccactgggcagcagtcatttgaggcttctggaaaaatttGCTGACGTTCAGTGCGGGGATCTTAAAGCTTTAgcatgaacatcagaaaattggagaagcctcgagcatatgagcccaggtagctgagggtagggagggcgggaattccagaaatcaaagagggcaagacacagagagagagagagagacggagatcatagtgaagaaatgattagcctggtaggcagtggaaaatacatgattttccatggaacatgcagacatcttcgaaaaacaggacattgagttttcaaagttttgaaaattagtgttatagttgatttagagtgaatcaaattgctgttcacaccattgccatcaccttgcccttgtcaagacagacatggataaagttctcaaagctgatagaaaattgaaagcactggcatcctgtgacgatggtacgtttccttcctttaaaaataatgcttgcagcttaattggcataataaagagcacaggggcTCTGTTTGACGCTGccgcctcacggcaccagcaacttgggttcaattccaccctttgactatctgtgtggagtttgcacattcttcatgtgtccgcatgggttttctctgggtgctccagtttcctcccacagtcaaaagacgtgcaaggtcggtggattggccatgctaaatttcccaaggtgttcagtgatgtgtaggttaggtgagttatgggtggatgggtcttggtgggatgctttgaggggcagtgtggttGTGTTggactgacggacctgtttccacactgtaaggattctctgattcatgattctatgattttactgagcacaaaggtacaatattagcccgtcatatttgtctcacctcttgacacattgacaagaaagctttaatttcagtttctgtgcattttcaatgtgtctgctgtctctaacaaggctTGACTGTATCTCCTTCtcgaatgcacatctcctgtcccctaacaagtAGAGGtgtcacttgcttttcattcagtaccatcagtaaaacaatagcctccatattataagataataaaatgtgaggctggatgaacacagcaggccaagcagcatctcaggagcacaaaagctgacgtttcgggcctagacctttcatgaagggtctaggcccgaaacgtcagcttttgtgctcctgagatgctgcttggcctgctgtgttcatccagcctcacattttattatcttggaattctccagcatctgcagttcccattatctctgatactattttagcctcCATATTCTATCCAGCGGCTTCTATTAACACtctcacactgttcttttttacctccaggtattgaccactcatcatttcttattcctctcctcatctcatctctctcacatacgctctctcgatctctcctctccctattctcccccaacacttcactcaggcacaaacagaagttcacagtcacactatgttgcacatgcatatcctatccctcatgcacaaacatactatccacacacactgaccacgGACAGACACACGCGGGcagacacacacggacagacacacacacacagagtcacgttctcactcattcatactccatactgtCATACAATCATgcatggtcttgcacacattccgtggcacacttgcatgccctgttcgcaggatcttttgccaatgttcatacactcaactacacacagacacacacacacaaaactctccctcacacacttgggGTTACAAATTCACTTGCTCTcaagctcactcgctctcacagacactctcactgcctcatgcATGCTGTTACACTCGCTTTTGTGCTGACTCTCGTTTACACGCTcttgagcacagtcactggcgcacacattctgtcctgcgcacactcacactttcgtgcactgtctttgcactcttgaacacaatcatatgttcacctctctcttgcacacagtcaatttgattagaGTATTCATTGTTACAtatgcctaggtacagtgaaaagttctgtgatgcatgcagtatagacagatcataccatacaaggtgcattagtgaaatggaacataatgacagcaacagagaagatgcacagagagcaagatcaaaattagatttaaaattttaagagttctattcagatgtccaataacagtggtgaagaagcttttctgggatctgttcacacaTGAATACAAAGTTTTTGacaccttcccttcagaaaagggtagaagagagtgtaattggcgggtgagaaAGACCTTTGATTATTtcagttgctttcccgaggcagcaggaagtataggtggAATGAATGagtggaaggctgatttgcatgatgcactgtgctgtgttcatgactctggagtctgttgttttcttaggaagaacagttgccaaaccatgctatgatatgcatccagataggatgctttctctggtacatcaatgaaagttgccctttatatttgaattgccttagcctcctgggaagtagagacattggtgtgcttttttgcccattgcgacgatctgggtagaccagatttttcacagtcattgatgtgactccattatggTGTGTTAACCagatcaacaatgtcattaaaaatatcctgaaggaggaggactgtaagacgcagctcgatgtacactttggtaagatgagtgattaggtcttgcatcaagtgttccgagagctaggcagtggattaaatagcagaacctctaaagttgcaatctctggattattcctggtgccacatgctgagaaggcaagaaaaaggggaagaaaacagatgaatgcttggctcaagtgtttgtgtttggggagggatttagacacatggatctgaaggacaatttgtggggatggtatatcctcTGCAAgttggctggtctgcagctgaagcagaaaggaaccaaaatccttgcacaagggtttgctaatgtggtgaggaatttaagctgtcggcctccaagcagtgggcaattgaagagcaggtaattcactgaggggtgagaaaatAATAATATAAAGATTATATtcggggatttcaactgcacaacattaattgagataacataaaagtttgacttgggaaataattctttaaatacatttgagagattatttaacatcaccatgtagacgagcttgtaagggacggtgcaatgctggacctacttctgggacacaaaggcagtgttcaaggtgacagtggctaagtgctttagtgatagtgaccatgacaacagaatTTTCAACGtgggagaggagatctgtttaaaaaaaaatgtttttggtttggggtaaggcatatttgactgaaacaaggcaggatctgggtgtaatattttgggaagttGGTTGAGGGCGAATCTACagcagaaaaggaactgggagagtaaaggccagctatgttccgttttgggtgaaatttatgatcaacaagcctggagaaccctggatcttgaggaatgttcaggacatgtttatgacaagtgcaaagggagcaaatgaatggatgactagtgacgtataaaaatgaagtgtgaagaaacggtggtggccaagattggaaagaatatcaagatattctgcaggcatatcaagcaggagaataaccagggaaagagtagggccaattagaaaccggggtgtacgaagggtgatggggcaatctgtgttcagaactgaagagcaTCGATACAGTCGACAAGTacctcccatctgtcctcccttcaaggaggagcattgatgtctataaagcaggaagatgcagggtgaaattgaaattattggctggtttaaaagtgaacaaatccccacgcccatatgagttgtttccaagactgctgtgggagaagagaaagaaaatctcttcagagatagtaggaactgcagatgctggataatctgaagaaacaaggtgtagagctggatgagtgcagcaggccaagcagcattagaggaacaggacggctgatgtttggaatctggacccttcttcagaaatggggcaggggaagggattctgaaataaatatggagagagggggaggcggattgaagatggatagctgagaagatagttcgagaggagacagacagttcgaaGCGGCGAGGatgaaaccagtgaagatgagtgctggtggggggttagaacatagaacgatacagcgcagaacaggcccttcgggcttTGTTGTTGCACAGACcagtgaactaatataagcccacCCCGCGACACCAGCCCATCAGCACTCAtctgcttacccaaggactgtttaaatgccccgaatgtggctgagtgaaccaCATTGGCCAGCAGGGcgatccacgcccttaccactctctgagtaaagaacctgcctctgacatctgtctcaaatctattatccctgaaTGTGAAGCTGtgcccctttgtacaagctgaagtcatcattctcggaaaaagactcccactgcccacccgatctaatccactgatcatcttgtatgtctctattaaatcccctcttaaccttcttctctccaatgagaacagacccaagtccctcagcctttcttcataagaccttcactccagaccaggcaacatcctggtaaatctcctctgaaccttttccaatgcttccacatccttcctgtaatggggcgacctgaactgcacgcagtatttcaAGTAAGGCCgcactagctacatcttttaatatacTAGCACAGAGTACATCAGGTCCCAGATACCTATcgacctttaaccccattagtttcccgagcaccttttctctggtgatatttcttgtctgctttttgctctttgttcactaaatatttttgagatggtatttgtgccttttgctgtgaagactgacataaagtatttatttgtctcatttgccatttcctgattccccattattatttttgcagcctccattctttaagggatctgcgttcactttgacctcttccttccttttcatttgtttaaataagctcttattgtcggtttcttttctatttctcggctttgaaatctttccttatttctggtttcccactaaccttgggcactgactgttgaattggcagaacattggagagaatgctgaggatatggaagttttggtctggtgaatagtactcgacatggtgctgttgcccccactcctgctcaggtgtctcccagttgaaatgccaaatgggaccctgcccatgctcttcacagctgccctgcagcattaaatggctggaggcaggacatggggcgccctcttggatggaagttctaccttgtagaactcctggccacttagagcccagaagagtctgaagttgctgatggctggatggcaggtCCCGGACTAGAGGTGcggagtggtcgagggttgttcggggttgttgaaacgttggatgagagtttaagggcgtgaagtgccttggatcaggccaaggggcctgtggatgaggatcccctaccaactcagtttttcgaggctggattgtgcatgtaaagctgactgccttcctgattgacatctatctccttacgcaatagaggggatcccttaaattgccatcaattagtctcaggaggtcaaaggataggcaggctgcttgacagttccccagaacttccacacatgtacacacagtgccctccagattttatgtgtttcttcccaccttcgtatctgtgggatggggctttataatgtagctcatgcagtgctaaaacaaagaagttatcctgaaccttgaaataggactggaatgatacacccaaatctgggactaaacttcaagagtaataattttggtaatattgagtaataatgatgaaatttacccaacctgTTTTAGgattgtgacattttatcaacaaatttagctaacgctattttcattggagtacaggggattaataagtagttaatggagacataaaggattatgattggttgggataagataaacgtggagaggctgtgttcccatggctggtggatgatgttacaaggagaagggaatgcattcatgttttggggaaaagatgtagggcgatgtcgaggggaatttttttcaagcagtgaaggttcatgggccaggatctctctgcctgtgaaagggttagaagccgagaaaatcaaCGATTTCACTCagatgaatgcatatctctgggagcttcattcctcatattgccattagattttatttatggaggttctgttgtATTTGGAGTGGTTCGATTGGCATTCcatgttttgaccatgtttgccagattttgttggcatcatgtgaactaaaattgaattgatacttgtttaactactaattgtttttggtagacgctgtagaacataccatgtgtatgacaaaagagcaaaattataagagaaatctagttcaaaaccgaggtaacagagcgcctttttaaaatgaacaagaatgtgtgattaacacacttcATAGCTGCAACCTAGTGTGATTTAAATGAATGCTGATTACCAGCAGtgaaataggggttgtaagatccactatttgaaacgagtaaagagccaattagtttgtactttggatttggatgtagtgagaatgcacgtcggttgaaagagatggatgttttagtttaaattgtactgagtcctgcttcataaatataaaggagggcttcataacatacaaagctactgttcctccaccattgttctgcagaaattactgaaccaaacgacagaatatgaccagcatcataagaccataagacataggagtggaagtgaggccattcggcccatcaagtccactctgcaatttaaatcatggctgatgggcatttcaacaccacttccctgcactctccccctcgcccttgattccttttgggatcaagaatttgtcgatctctgcctggaaggcatccaacgtcctggcctccactgcaatctgcggcaatgaattcacaagcccaccactctggctgaagacgtgtcgtctcatttcagttttaaatttaccccctctaattttaaggctgtgcccacgggtcctagtctccccgcctaacggaaacaacttcctagtgtccaccccttctaaaccatacattatcactgacggttcccgAGTTAGATTTGACAtcgtgcatttgagaaggaaatggcctgtttccttcattccagagtacttttgtgaatcattgtatttatttctaggccaaatacaggaattaattttatttgatagctcaataagttaaaactgtaatcaaagttagttttcttcctcctttgtagtggatctgttggagttgcacacagcgcaACGCGTCtttgatcaacacaaattgacacaaaccgAGCAACTTctgaatgtgactgaagtaatcaactgtttaacgtccatttatgatgttttggaacaaaaccacaaggacttggtcaatgtgccactctgtgtcgacatgtgtctgaactggctgctgaacgtatttgatacgtatgtatgatttacactttaatgtagtatgtttagattctcCTAAGGTGCATTTAAACTGCATCCGACggattggattttgatatgtataTGATCCGTTCAGTGAATAtgaagattgtcgactgattaaaatcaatcctggtattgttgacataaggtttcagtatgttctaatttcatttcacttaaacagataaagtagttgaaagttttagcgatttttgttttaaatcgtaaaattgaaactgatatactttggaatccatttggtcagatctgtacaggatcatgtagacatctcgacactctgattgtaatgctcttcacggtgacaaatgttagtgctggagaaagacgtgtataaagtacacaatatgaacatcatccagttaatgtcaaggaataaacggccagatgtagaataaatttttatgtgaccctcaatctcgtagagtcatacagcatagaaacaccgtgtctatgcctcccaacatacaccaagctgcactaatctcatttatctgcaCTTGTTCCACAGCCTACTTGAccgagcattttaaatgctcatcccagatgctttttaaatgttgagaatacctgcctcaactaccctctcaggcagcgtgctccatacgtctaccactttttagatgaaaaagcttttcctcagacttcctccaaagcatttaatcctcaccgtaaacttgtgccatctggtcttagacacatgtgccatggagaaaggattctcacaatgtattctgcccgtgcctgtcataattttctttgcctcaatcagatcccaaccccaacctcagcctcctctgctccaaggaaaacaaacccagcataccagtctatctcataactgagactttttaacctagccagtatcttgaagagcattaactgtgccattgtggtattttccagactaattgtcgttcagcttatctcagtcagattgtttagtaaactccatttaggaataatgttatgcacttcacttggaaatgtattaggactgtgacagtatattggggaatccttgcaagcggagagaattttattttctttcagtccaggcTGGATACAATTCTAGGACTTGGCAATGGACGTCCAGGGTTAAACTTTCGGTGTCCTCCTATCCACCCCAATCACCTTGAATTTACCATTaatataaaattgagctttgtctgcatgagatgtgttccaatattaaattgttattgcgactgtcaattttgacattcttcattaggtgcgtacccttcatattgatagcagctcaagctgc encodes:
- the LOC132207557 gene encoding utrophin-like isoform X2 codes for the protein MVNGGGAVDLLELHTAQRVFDQHKLTQTEQLLNVTEVINCLTSIYDVLEQNHKDLVNVPLCVDMCLNWLLNVFDTQT